GCGTTCGGGAGCCACCATCACGCATGAAACGTGGATGGCACCGGCGGGGGGAGCGATGGTGGGTATGAGTCGCACCGTGGGCGGTGCGGCGATGCGGGCGTGGGAAGCGCTGCGCATCGTGACCGACAGTGGACGGCTCGCATACGTGGCGCAGCCCAACGGGCGGGCGCCCACGGCATTTCCGGCGGTGCTGACATCGGATACCCTGGCGATATTCGAGAATCCGGCGCACGACTTTCCGCAGCGAATCGCCTACCACCGGGTGTCCGCCGATTCCATCGTGGCGCGAATCTCGGCCGTGCGCGAGGGCAAGACGCGCGGCATGGACATTCGCATGAAGCGGGTGAGCTGCGGCGGGTAGTGGTCGCTACTCGTTTGCCGGTGCCGTTGGCGTGTCGACCATCTCGGGCGTCCTCGGTGTCTTCCGCGGATGCGCGGCCGAGTGCAGGTACAGCGATTCCACTTTGGCGCGCGCCCACGGGGTCTTGCGCAGGAACTTGAGCGAGGAGTTCACGCTCGGGTCGTGCGTGAAGCACCGGATGTCGATGCGATCGCCCAGACCGTCCCAGCCGTAGCGCTCGACGAGATGCTCGACCATCGCCTTCAGGGTCGTGCCGTGCAGGGGATCGACGGGGCGCGGCTCAGTCATCTGCTCGGGCGGCGTGTTGCAGGTAGCGGTCGCATAGATCCGAAATCTAGTGGACGTGACGTGGCCAGATGGCGGGAGGGACCATCAATGGCCGCCGCCGGTCGGGGGTCTCTCGGTCGGCGCCAAGGCTCTGCAGCGTATGCCCGGTCGATCGCGCCCCCCAACCGGAACTCCGTCTACGCGCCCATTCGTGACGCTCGGTTTGCGTCGCCTGCGTCGCCAGCACGGCGAACACCCAAAGGCGCCATTCGCGCGGGCCACGGAGGTGGCGGTCGCACTCGCCGTCACGGTGAGTCTCGCGATTGTGGCGTCTCCGTTGCACGCGCAGGATAGTGCGCGTTTTTCCAGCCTGCGGGCACTGCGCCGTCGCTCCGATGTCGAGATTCCCGAGGGGCGCCCTTCCTGCGCCGAATCGGTGCCCGTTAACGGAGGCCGGTGGCTGTCAGTGCGAGAAAGGGTGCGTTCATCAAGCCCGGCCCGTCACGCAGTGAGCGGTACCAGCGGCGCGCTTCGTCGCGTTGCCCCATTGCACGCAGCGCCTCGGCGTGCGCGAAACGATCAATCTGCTGTCCCAAGGCAGGCACGTTCGCGCGGATACTCGCGGGGATGTCGACCATGCTGCGTTCGAACGCCGCGATGGCTGCGCGTTCATTCCGTCGGCGGCGGGACAAATGTCCTTGCAACGCGTACGATAGCGGAACGGATAGGCGGTTCACCGGCACCATGCCGGTGAGTTGTTGCTGCGCTTGCATCAGCCGGGTGGTGTCGTCAAGGCGAGCGCTCAGGAGGCCGCCGAGGTAGACGCGGAGCGCGCGGTGTTCGGCCGTCGTGAGCCCGTGCAGGTCCGGCGCGACGGATGACACGGAGCGTTCCAAGGATCCCCGAATGGCCTCAAGCGTGTCGGCGTTCATACGCAGCGAGGGGCCCGCATACAGGAGCGCTCGATGGCGCAGTGTCGCGTCGGGGTCGAGGAGTGCGGCGTCGCGCCAGTGTTGCCCGGCAGCCGTGAATCTGGATGCCGCGATGTCCAAGGTGGCCAACGCGAGGAGACCCTCGAGCTGCAAGGCGGGATCGGCCTTGTTCGCAGCCAGCGTCGTTGCAAAGCTGGCCGCCGCTTGGAGATCGCTCGGTTCGGTACCGGCACGCCGGAGCGCGAGTTGCGCGCCGGCGGGATCGTCGATGTTGCGGCGGACGCCTCGCACGCGACGGTCATGCAAAGCCAGATAGGTCGCCCGTACGCCCGGCTGCTCACCCGCGCTATTGGGGCGAAAGTACATCTGGAACAGCGTATCGAGTTCGCCCAGCCGGTCGCCGCGGGCCGCGAGTTCCATCAGGTACACGGTGACCTCACGGTTTTGTGGGTCGAGGGTCATAACTCGCCGGAAGGCGTCGGTCGCCTCCGTGGCGGGTCGCCCCATGTACTGCACCTGATCGAAGCGCGCCTCTCCCAGCAGCATCCAGGCATCGACGTCGTTCGGATAATCGGCGACGATCTTTTGCAGCTGTCGCTCGGCGTCCACAGGGCTCCCCACTCGGAGTGCAAAATAGGCGCGAATCAACTGCTGAAGTCGTACCGGTAGCGTCGGTGCGAGCGCGAAGGCGCGAGCGGTGGCGCGGGCGTTCACGGAGTCGACGTCACTCCAGCGTGCGGCGCGAGCCAGTCGATACCAGGCCAGCGCAAAGAGCGAGTCGTCGGCGACCGATTGCGAGAAAAACGCCATCGCTGCCGCAGGTCGCGCATCACGAAGCTCCCGTTCGCCGTCGATGTAGGCGCGCAGTGCACGCTTCGACGTGGTCATCGCCGCCGCCATCCCTGCGAGCGTATCGCCGGGTGCGCGCAGTTCTGTCGCGACGAGTTGGCGGACCAGCGCTTCCGCACCGAGCAGCAGGCCGTCGGCATCGCTCACCGTCACCTGCGCCCGCGCCACGTCCTTTCCGTCGGCGTAATGCAGGGTCGCGCGCATGGTAAGTGACGCGCCTGCCTGGACGACGCTGCCGGTCACATACCGCTGCGCACCAACGCGAAGCGCCAACGCGCGCGCCGTGGACGAGTCCATCGTCGTTGAGGGGAGCTGACCTGCTGCCCCAAGAATGGCGTTCGGGTCTACCCCGCGAAGCAGCCCGGTGGCATCGAGTGCGGGGGTGAGCACATCCACCATGCCTTCGCGAAGATACGCGAGCTCGTTGCCGCCGCGAACGGCAAACGGGAGTACGGCGATACTGGGCAGCGGCGCCGAGCTGCGGACAACTTGCAGGGGCGCCGTGATCAGCGGATCGGATGGCGATCGCAGGAAGAACGCGATGGTGGCTACCGCTCCCACGACACCCGCCAGCAGGCCCCAACGACGAACCGGGCGACTCCTCTCCTGCGCCAGCGCAGGCGCCGCCTGGGAGTTGGCGGGATGTGCACTGGAAACGTCAGCGACCTTGGTGGCCAGGAATCGTTGCACGAGTGCATCGCCGTTGTGCGGTCGACGCGCTGCCGATTTCTGCAACATCTCGAGCACCAATGCCACGACGCCTTCCGGAATCTCGACGCCGTCCGCTCGCGCGAAGGGCGCCGGATCCCGTTCGAGAATATCGTGCAACAATGCCGCCTGCGTCGATGCGACAAAGGGGCGACGACCGGTCAGCATCTCATAGTAGACCACGCCAAGCGCCCAGATGTCGGCCGGCGCATCCGGTGTCTCACCCCGCAGCAGTTCGGGTGCCATATAGGGCAGGGTGCCCGCCAAAGGGCTTTCTTCGGTCGTATCGAGTTCAGCCCCGGTCCCGCCCCGAACCGCGACGCCGAAGTCGAGGATTTTCGCAATACCCTGCTCGGCGAATCCGATGTTGGCCGGCTTGATATCGCGGTGCACCAGCTGAGCGCGATGTGCACAGGCCAGTCCGCGCGCGATCTGCTCGGCAATCGCGTTCGCTTCGTGGACCGGCAGTGCGCCCGCACGAAGGCGATCGCGCAAGGTCCCGGCACCGCAGTAACCCATCACCAAACACAGGCCACCGTTGGGCGCGTCCTCGATCGCGTACATCGGGCAGACATGCGGATCGTCGAGCGACGACGCCGCCTGTGCCTCGCGAACGAGACGCTGGCGTGCGGACGAATCGCCGAAGAGCGCTGACGACAGGAACTTCAGGGCCACATCGCGGTTGAGCCGATGATCGCGGCCGCGATAGACGACGCCCATGCCGCCGGCGCCCAGTGGAGCGAGGACCTCGAAGTGACGGATTCGGGTGCCGGTCACGAGCGGGACCGCGGCGACGTCGGCGTAATGTGCCGGGATCGATACTTCACGTTCGCGGATATCCACCTCGGCGGCGGCGGCGGCGAAGACGGCAGGCGAGAGGACGTCGTCGGCGAGCCCACGCAGGAATTCCGGCGCCCGATCCGCGGCGGACATCAGCGCCGAAAGTTCAGCATGCAGCGCGGCATCGCCGGCGCACACCTGCTCCAGGTATACGTCACGCGAGTGCAGGGGCTGAGCGCTCACGTCGTCGAAGAGGAGGGCGAGCCGTTCCCACGGGACGGATGACACGCTCGGGGGATGATCGGTCACGGCGTACTCGCATGCTGTTGCAGCTCGCGGCAGAGCCACGCTTGCGCCAGCGCCCAGTCTCGTTTCACGGTGGCCTCAGAGATTCCCAACGCGATGGCTGTATCCGGAATGGATAGCCCGCCAAAGAAACGGCATTCCACGACGTCGCACGCACGCGGATGCAGCGTGTGGAGTTGCCGCAAGGCGTGCTCGAGATCCCAGAGTCGGTCGATCGAGGATTCATGGGCCGGTGCGGAGACCACGCGTTGTGCCTGTTGGTCGTCGAGCGCGACGGGCACGCTGCCGCTTCCCCGCTTGTCGGCGCGCCGTCGCCTTGCGTAGTTGCTGAGAATCTGCCGCGTAGCCTGCGCCGCAACCGCGTAAAAGTGCGCTCGATTCTGCACGCTGAGCGCGGTCGCGGCGTTGAGCCGGAGATAGACCTCGTGCACCAGCGCCGTGGTGTTGAGGGTGTCCTCGAGCGATGGCTGACGCTGACGTCGCGCGACCGAGCGCAACTCGTCGTACACCAGCGAGAACAGCTGGCTCCCCGCCGCGGCATGCCCCTGCGCCCACTCGCGCAGCAGGCTTGTCACCGTATTGTCCGCGTTTGACACGTCCGTCACCAGATCCCCACAGAGAGAGCGCCAGAGAAGGGTTGACCCGCGCGCGATGCACCGCAAGTCCCAGCGGGGGTCGCCGATCGGAAGGCCCCCGAAAGGCCAATGAGCCGGTTTTTCGCGATATCGGGTGATAGGGAGAGGAGGAGTGCGCCCCGTCGCTCTTCCGTACCCATTCCACTTCAGGAGTCGCACGTCATGACACGACTGTCTCGCGTTGTTCGATTGGTGGCCGCCACCGCGGTGGCCTTGGTCGCCACCAGCACCGCTCAGGCACAGCAACGCATCGTGACGGCCACCGTCACGAATCTGGCCCCCCGCAACAGCATCAGCTTCGCGCCGCTGCACGTGGGCTTCCATCGGGGGATCTTCGACTCATTCAATATTGGCCAGGCGCCTGGTGCGGGGATCATCTCGGTCGCGGAGGGCGGCTCCGGTACGCAGTGGCAGGCGGATTTCGCGGCGGCAGATCCCACGGCGACGCGGGGGACGATTGGTGGGTTGCTGCAGCCCGGCGGGACCGCAAGCCTCGATTTCATGGTGAACACCGGACTCAATCCGTTTTTCAGCTTTGCCTCGATGGTGGTGCCGAGCAACGACTTCTTCATCGGCAACGACAGTCCAATCCGACTGTTTGATGCCACCGGAAATCTGCTGATCAACTCGATCTTCCAGACGACGAGCCAAATTTGGGACGCGGGATCGGAAATCTTTGATCCGGCGGCGGCGGCGTTCGTTGGCAATAACGACTTGCGTACTCCGCAGGGGTCCGTCGTGGCATTCAATTTCGCGGAACTCGAGGGCTTCAACGGACTGACCACGGGCGCCGGATATGAATTCCAAAGCCAGTTAGCGGCGGGACAGAATGTGTATCGCATCGACTTTACGTCACGTCCAGTGACCACCGTGCCGGAACCCAGTACGCTGGTGCTGTTGACGTGCGGACTGGCGGGACTGGCGTGGGTCGCCCGTCGGGGTACTCGTCGGGGGGCGTGAATGCGTCGCCGCGGGGGCTGGTGCGGATCGCCTCCATATCGGCGCAAAGATTCAGTGTGCCGTGTTGTCGACCGATACCACCAGCGGTGACCATTCTCTGGCTCCGCGCCCGCGTCGCGCGCCCTGGTACGTTGGCGTGGGGAGCAGCGTTCGCGCTCTCCCTCGTCGGCGTGCTCGCGTTGTGGGCCAGCCTCGAGATCGGACGAGATCGACGCGATATGCGGGACGAGGCACGGCTGCTGGGCGCGTCCTGGGATTCACTCTTCTTCGCCCTCGAGCAGGACTTTTCGAGGCTCATTGAGCGCGCGCCACAGACCTGCGATGCGGAGACCATTCGGCGCATCGTCAGTGTCAGCTTCACCAGTGAGGTCGCACGAGCCTACTTTCTGCGCCCGACGGCGGCGACGTCGTGGTGCGGTCCGCTGGGAGTGCGCCGCCACACGACGCTCCCACCACTCCCCGGCGATGGAGAAGCGCTGCTCTATGTCGAGCCGTCGATTCGGTCCCTTGGGCTTCGGACCATCTCGACCCGCGGCGCGTCGGCGCTTGTCGCGGAATTGGACCCGAACGTATTGGCGCGCTTGTCAATGCAGGCGTCCGGGAATTCGAGTCGATGGGATCGGTATCTGATCGTTGGACGAGCCGACCCCGTCCCCTGGATGAATGCACCCCAGGCGGATGAACGCGGGCGGACGCTCTGGCAGCGCGGCTCCGTGTCGCCAACCTATCGCGTTCGACTGATTCAATCGGTCAGCACGGCGCATGTCCTGTCGCGGCTGAAGGACAGCGCGGTGCTTCTCCTGCCGTTGGTGGGGGTGCTCACGCTCGCGCTGATGGGATGGCTCCAGAGTCGATATCGTGATCGCGCGAACCCGCAGCGTCGGTTGGAGATCGCCCTGCGGAAGCGGCGATTCGAACCTTTTGTGCAACCGATCGTCTCGGTGCAGAGCGGGCGATGCGTCGGTGGTGAGGTGCTGATGCGGTGGCGGCATCCGGCCCGCGGACTTCTTTCGCCTCAGGAGTTTATTGGACTGGCCGAGGAGTCTCGGCTCATCGTGCCGATGTCCAACATGGTCATGGCGAAAGCACGCGACCGACTCGCCCCCATCATCGCGGCGCATCGCGAGATGTATTTCTCGTTCAACATTACGCCGGCGCAACTACGCGCTCCCGACTTCGACCAGACACTCGAGCGCATATTTGATGCAAGCTCACTCCCGCGTCACCATGTGCTGCTTGAGGTGACGGAGCGAGAGGTGATCGACGCGGGATCTGAAGCGGCGCTGCGCAGGCTCCGTGCCGCCGGCTACAAGCTGGCACTTGATGATTTCGGGACCGGCCAGAGTAGCCTGGCATCGATCGACCGTTTGCCGGTTGACCGATTGAAGATCGATCGGGAGTTCGTGCGACATGTGGATGGCGCTACGACCGAGCGACCTGTCCTGGACACGATTATCTCACTCGCGCACACTCTGCAGATTCCGTTGATCGCGGAAGGTGTTGAGACGGACGTACAATGGGACTATCTGGCGGCGCGCGGTGTGCAGTATGTCCAAGGATACCTGATTGCACGCCCGATGGCGATCGAAGAGTTCAACGCGTGGCTCGACGCGTATCACGCCGACCTGCCCGAGCAGACGACCGTTAGGATGCTGACGCCACGGCGATCGGCGCGAATCGGGGATGGCGTTCCAGTGTTGGCTGCGCCATTCGATGATGCCGTCCCGTCCTTCGATACTGATCGACTCATCGACGAGATGCGGGGGCTTGCTGGCATTGACGTGCGGGACCGGCGGCATCGACTGCGCAGCTACCCACAGTGTTTTGTCTCGGCTGATGCGGTGACATGGATCGCGACGCGCTTGTCCGTGTCACGGGCCGTGGCCGTGCGCATCGGAGAGCGATTGACGGCGCTGGGCCGCATTGAGCACGTGGTGTCTGAGCACGACTTTGCCGACGCATATCTCTTCTTTCGTTTCGTCGTATCCGTCTACGATGTTGAGAAACCTCCGTTGGATGTCCTGCCGGATCTTGAGGCGGTCGCGCGCCGGCTCCGCGCCCCCGATGGTATCGCCGTCGGTGCACGCCGCCGGCATCTTCTCTGGTACGATGCAAGCTTTTCCGGTCGAGCACTCAGTGAATGGCTCCGACAGCAGTTCGCGCTGACGGAGACAGCTGCCAGTGCGGTGGCCACCGCGCTCATGCTGCGTGGGGACGTCATTCACATATTCGACGACCGGCCCTTCACGCCGACGGGTGAGCTTTTCCGCTTGCGCTGAGATGACTTGCGCACGCCACGCGCCGTTCGACCGGCGTTCGTTGCTGGCGACCACCGGAAGGAAACTATCGTGGACGCACATGTGGCCTCGAGCATACTCGCTACGCGTGGCCGATCGGTCGCGCCGGACTTCCCCCATGCTCCGGAGTCGTAAGCGCCGTATCGTTCTGCTGTTGGCCGCTCTGCTTGTGCCCAGAGTCGTTCCTGATGTCGCGCGCGCGCAGACACATCCGCTGGTGGGGGAGCAATCGGTGACCTATGCCGGAGGGATTCGCATGGAAGATGGCGTACAAACGGCGGTCATGGTTCCCGGCACGCTCAGGTCGCCGCGTCGCGCGCCCTGAGGCGCGTGATGATCGCGCGCGGTACGAGGTACACGACCGCTCCGATCAGATTGAGAATCGAGGCGATGAACACGGGCAGCACCGCACCAAACGAATAGGTGAGCCCGAGAACGAACCCCAGTACGCATTCGGCGCGAAAGATCGGCACGAACAGGGCGAGTACCGGCAGCGCCTGAAACAGGCCGGACGAGATGTCCTTGTGGCCGGTCATGAAGGCCGAGGCCACCGCGATGGCGTAGAGGAGGGCCATGGCATACCCGACCTGAATCTTCCGCCACTCGGTGTTCGCGGCCGCGCGGTCACTGGCGTGCTGTGCAATGCGCTGCCCCACACGTCCGGCCAAGAACCAGGTGAGTACGGGCAGAATCAGCGCGCCCCACCAGTTCGAGATCAGCGGCATATCGTTGCGCGCCAGGAAGCTATGGCTGGGCACACCACCTTGGCTGTGTTGCCACACGAGCAAAGACCCAATCGCGATGGCGACCGTGATTGTGAAACGGAGACGCAAGCGCGAGAACGAGACGGAATCCACGGGACGTGCTCCGGTCGGCGGTGGAGGCGAACGGTGGGGTTGTGCCGCTACCGTACGCGCCGAGCGGGTCGAGGTTTCTGTGCGGCGCCCGGCCTAATAGCGCATCCGAAGGGTGGCGCCGGCCTGCAGCGCCGTCCAACGATCGCCCTGGTAGCGGTGTACGATATCGATCAGTTGCCGACCGTGAATGCCGCGCACGACGCGTTCGGATTTCTCGGGCGACCGGAAGAAGTCTTCCCAGTGTCCGAGCAGCACATGCTCTGGTGCGAGGCTGGCGAGCAGGATGTCGGGGTACGACGGCTCCTGATCGAAGTTCGCGGCCGTGATGATGAGCACCGTGTTGCGCGCGGTTGGCATCGTGCCGATCACGGCCACGGCGCGACGCACGACCTCGGGCGACGCGCTAGCATCGTGCACGACGATTCGAGTGCCCACGCGGCCGTCGCGATCGAGCAGGTCGATGGCGTAGGCGTATACGCGCCCAAGCTTCCAGCCGAAGAGGCCGCGGGGAAGCGACGTTTGAGCTGCTTCGACAGTGCCGCGGGCGATGACATGCGTGCCGAAGTTCGGCGCATGTTCCCAGGCGATCGCGCGCACGCGCACGGCGTCACCGATTGAGAGTGAGTGCCCCGGTTGATCGGCGGTCACGCCGGCCAGCGAGTCCACCGACACGAGTCGCGACGCGGCTCCCGTCACGCGTCCGAAGGCGGGGACCGCGTTGAGCGTGTTCACCACGGAGCGGCTGCCGAACACGGTGGCGTTGGGCACATAGCTCGCGAGCACCGGCAGATCCATGAGATGGTCATAGTGTCCGTGCCCCACGAGCACGGCGCGCACGCGCGACAGGCGGTCTGGTCCGGCGGCGGGGAGATCACGCAACCGACGGGCAATGCGCGCCTCGTTGGGGGACGACCCGAACAGCCAGTTCCCGAACACCGTCCACCAGAGCGTGGGGTTGGTGTACGACGGTGGGGTCATCACGAGCTGCATACTGTCGCGCCACGGGACGAACAGGAAGCCGCTGACACCCATGGCCACGATGTCGACGGAGTCGTGACAGCTGGCCGTGATCGTGCAGTCACCGACGGCTTTGATGTGCGCCGCCGCGACGGGGCGAAGGGGCGCGGGATCGCCGGTGCGCACCCAGTGGCACGCGGCAAGGCTCACGCAAACGGTGAGCAACGCGAGTGCGTGGCGAAGCCGCGACCGGGTGAACGGCTGGTGCCACGCGCGTGCAATGCTTGACCACGAAGACGTCACAGTCGTAGTCTGTGACAAGGCGAGTGCCACTTCAATGGGCTGAACCGATGAACGCATGCTTGACCTTGCGGTACCGCTGGGCCGCGATCGCGATGATGCTGGCCGGCCTGACTCGTTCGGCCGCTGCCTGTTCGCTGGTGGCGCCGTGGGAGATCAATGACCCGCTTATGATCGCGTTCATCGGCTCGCCGTTGGCCGACACGGTGCGGGCAGGCGACGGATCGCGTCGCCCAGTCGTGGCGATGGGGCATTCCGGCAACGGGGCGGCGCGCGTGGCGTATGGACAGCGCGTCCGAGTCTCCCGCTTGGGCAATCGCGCTCGCAAAGCCTTGCCGCCCGGCACGCGAGAGGCGGTGTTGGTGCCATGGGACTATGCCGCTGACTGTCGTCCGGTGGCGTGGGGGCGCAGTGCCCGCTGGCTCCCCGATTCGCTCAGCGGACTATTCCGCGCGCGGTTGCGTCCGCGGGCCGAGTGGGCGCAAGGCATTCCCACCTTCGACATCACCGGTGCGCACTTCCAGCCATACCGCGATGCGCCACGAGGAGCTGATGTGTCTTCCCGTGAGCCACGATTGAGCGCGCACGCATTGCTGTCGTTCTACGACGCGTTGCCAGCCTGGGGTCGAGAGCCGGACACCTTTGCGGGGCGTGACTGGATCAACCGCATCAGGGCTGATACCGCCTTGGCAAACCGCTACCCGGTCACATCGCTTATCGATCGCGCCATCGAGG
The DNA window shown above is from Gemmatimonas sp. and carries:
- a CDS encoding ECF-type sigma factor; this encodes MSNADNTVTSLLREWAQGHAAAGSQLFSLVYDELRSVARRQRQPSLEDTLNTTALVHEVYLRLNAATALSVQNRAHFYAVAAQATRQILSNYARRRRADKRGSGSVPVALDDQQAQRVVSAPAHESSIDRLWDLEHALRQLHTLHPRACDVVECRFFGGLSIPDTAIALGISEATVKRDWALAQAWLCRELQQHASTP
- a CDS encoding DUF6265 family protein, with product MSLHMRVIASTVFFLAAPLEQPPTVDVARLGWMAGCWEQRSGATITHETWMAPAGGAMVGMSRTVGGAAMRAWEALRIVTDSGRLAYVAQPNGRAPTAFPAVLTSDTLAIFENPAHDFPQRIAYHRVSADSIVARISAVREGKTRGMDIRMKRVSCGG
- a CDS encoding spondin domain-containing protein, which translates into the protein MTRLSRVVRLVAATAVALVATSTAQAQQRIVTATVTNLAPRNSISFAPLHVGFHRGIFDSFNIGQAPGAGIISVAEGGSGTQWQADFAAADPTATRGTIGGLLQPGGTASLDFMVNTGLNPFFSFASMVVPSNDFFIGNDSPIRLFDATGNLLINSIFQTTSQIWDAGSEIFDPAAAAFVGNNDLRTPQGSVVAFNFAELEGFNGLTTGAGYEFQSQLAAGQNVYRIDFTSRPVTTVPEPSTLVLLTCGLAGLAWVARRGTRRGA
- a CDS encoding serine/threonine-protein kinase, translated to MTDHPPSVSSVPWERLALLFDDVSAQPLHSRDVYLEQVCAGDAALHAELSALMSAADRAPEFLRGLADDVLSPAVFAAAAAEVDIREREVSIPAHYADVAAVPLVTGTRIRHFEVLAPLGAGGMGVVYRGRDHRLNRDVALKFLSSALFGDSSARQRLVREAQAASSLDDPHVCPMYAIEDAPNGGLCLVMGYCGAGTLRDRLRAGALPVHEANAIAEQIARGLACAHRAQLVHRDIKPANIGFAEQGIAKILDFGVAVRGGTGAELDTTEESPLAGTLPYMAPELLRGETPDAPADIWALGVVYYEMLTGRRPFVASTQAALLHDILERDPAPFARADGVEIPEGVVALVLEMLQKSAARRPHNGDALVQRFLATKVADVSSAHPANSQAAPALAQERSRPVRRWGLLAGVVGAVATIAFFLRSPSDPLITAPLQVVRSSAPLPSIAVLPFAVRGGNELAYLREGMVDVLTPALDATGLLRGVDPNAILGAAGQLPSTTMDSSTARALALRVGAQRYVTGSVVQAGASLTMRATLHYADGKDVARAQVTVSDADGLLLGAEALVRQLVATELRAPGDTLAGMAAAMTTSKRALRAYIDGERELRDARPAAAMAFFSQSVADDSLFALAWYRLARAARWSDVDSVNARATARAFALAPTLPVRLQQLIRAYFALRVGSPVDAERQLQKIVADYPNDVDAWMLLGEARFDQVQYMGRPATEATDAFRRVMTLDPQNREVTVYLMELAARGDRLGELDTLFQMYFRPNSAGEQPGVRATYLALHDRRVRGVRRNIDDPAGAQLALRRAGTEPSDLQAAASFATTLAANKADPALQLEGLLALATLDIAASRFTAAGQHWRDAALLDPDATLRHRALLYAGPSLRMNADTLEAIRGSLERSVSSVAPDLHGLTTAEHRALRVYLGGLLSARLDDTTRLMQAQQQLTGMVPVNRLSVPLSYALQGHLSRRRRNERAAIAAFERSMVDIPASIRANVPALGQQIDRFAHAEALRAMGQRDEARRWYRSLRDGPGLMNAPFLALTATGLR
- a CDS encoding MBL fold metallo-hydrolase, with translation MSLAACHWVRTGDPAPLRPVAAAHIKAVGDCTITASCHDSVDIVAMGVSGFLFVPWRDSMQLVMTPPSYTNPTLWWTVFGNWLFGSSPNEARIARRLRDLPAAGPDRLSRVRAVLVGHGHYDHLMDLPVLASYVPNATVFGSRSVVNTLNAVPAFGRVTGAASRLVSVDSLAGVTADQPGHSLSIGDAVRVRAIAWEHAPNFGTHVIARGTVEAAQTSLPRGLFGWKLGRVYAYAIDLLDRDGRVGTRIVVHDASASPEVVRRAVAVIGTMPTARNTVLIITAANFDQEPSYPDILLASLAPEHVLLGHWEDFFRSPEKSERVVRGIHGRQLIDIVHRYQGDRWTALQAGATLRMRY
- a CDS encoding VF530 family protein, which encodes MTEPRPVDPLHGTTLKAMVEHLVERYGWDGLGDRIDIRCFTHDPSVNSSLKFLRKTPWARAKVESLYLHSAAHPRKTPRTPEMVDTPTAPANE
- a CDS encoding EAL domain-containing protein, with protein sequence MTILWLRARVARPGTLAWGAAFALSLVGVLALWASLEIGRDRRDMRDEARLLGASWDSLFFALEQDFSRLIERAPQTCDAETIRRIVSVSFTSEVARAYFLRPTAATSWCGPLGVRRHTTLPPLPGDGEALLYVEPSIRSLGLRTISTRGASALVAELDPNVLARLSMQASGNSSRWDRYLIVGRADPVPWMNAPQADERGRTLWQRGSVSPTYRVRLIQSVSTAHVLSRLKDSAVLLLPLVGVLTLALMGWLQSRYRDRANPQRRLEIALRKRRFEPFVQPIVSVQSGRCVGGEVLMRWRHPARGLLSPQEFIGLAEESRLIVPMSNMVMAKARDRLAPIIAAHREMYFSFNITPAQLRAPDFDQTLERIFDASSLPRHHVLLEVTEREVIDAGSEAALRRLRAAGYKLALDDFGTGQSSLASIDRLPVDRLKIDREFVRHVDGATTERPVLDTIISLAHTLQIPLIAEGVETDVQWDYLAARGVQYVQGYLIARPMAIEEFNAWLDAYHADLPEQTTVRMLTPRRSARIGDGVPVLAAPFDDAVPSFDTDRLIDEMRGLAGIDVRDRRHRLRSYPQCFVSADAVTWIATRLSVSRAVAVRIGERLTALGRIEHVVSEHDFADAYLFFRFVVSVYDVEKPPLDVLPDLEAVARRLRAPDGIAVGARRRHLLWYDASFSGRALSEWLRQQFALTETAASAVATALMLRGDVIHIFDDRPFTPTGELFRLR